The sequence CGGGCGATCCGCTCGGCGGAGGCGTCCAGGACGTCGGCGACCCGGTCCAGCTCGGGCACCCCGTACCGCTTGTGGCGGGGGCGGGGGTCGCCGGAGCCGAGGCGTTCGGCGGTCTCGGCGAGGTCGGTGAGCGGGGAGGCGAGCCGGTTGGCCTGGCGTACGGCGAGGAGCACGGCCGAGATGATCGCGAGCAGCGCCACCGCGCCGATGATCAGCAGTGTGCGCCCGACCTCACGGGTGACGGCCGAGCGGGACTCCTCGACGGTGACCTTCTCGCCCCGCTCACCGGTCTCGGTGGCGCGCAGGACGCTGCCGCCGGGGCGTTCCCCGACGGCGATGGGTGCCCGGCCCGGGATCTCGATCAGGGCGAACCGGTCGGCACCGATCTGCTCCGACAGCACCCCGGAGCTGATCACCTCGTCGCCCAGCAGCCGGCTGTCGACCACGCTGATCAGCCGCAGCGCCTCGGACTCGACGCTCTCCTGGGCGCTGGCGCTGATGGTCCGCGTCTCCACGATGACCAGGGAGACGCCGAAGACGGCGATGACGACGAGGACCACGGCGAGCGTGGAGTTGATCAGGCGGCGGCGCACGGCTGCCGGTCGTGTCGTCGGGCTGCTTCGGCGAGCTGTTCGCCGTCAGGGGGCACGGGTGCTTCGTACGGAGGCAACGGAGGCATGGGTGCTTCGTACGTCAGCTCTTCTCGAACCGGAAGCCGACGCCCCGGACCGTGGCGATGTAACGGGGATTGGCCGCGTCGTCGCCGAGCTTCTTGCGGAGCCAGGAGATGTGCATGTCCAGCGTCTTGGTGGAGGACCACCAGGTGGTGTCCCAGACCTCGCGCATCAGCTGGTCGCGGGTGACGACCCGGCCGGCGTCCCGGACCAGCACCCGCAGCAGGTCGAACTCCTTGGCGGTGAGCTGGAGTTCCTCCTCGCCCATCCAGGCCCGGTGCGACTCGACGTCGATCCGGACGCCGTGGGTGGCGGGCTGCGCGACGGGCTCGGAGGCGCCGCGGCGGAGCAGGGCGCGGACCCGGGCGAGGAGCTCGGCCAGGCGGAAGGGCTTGGTGACGTAGTCGTCGGCGCCGGCGTCCAGGCCGACCACCGTGTCGACCTCGTCGGCACGGGCCGTCAGCACCAGGATCGGCACGGCGTGGCCGTCGGCGCGGAGGCGGCGGGCGACTTCGAGGCCGTCCATCCCCGGCAGCCCCAGATCGAGGACCACGAGGTCGATCCCGCCCTGGAGTCCGGCGTCCAGAGCCGTCGGGCCGTCCTGGCGGACTTCGACCTCGTAACCCTCCCGACGCAGTGCGCGGGCCAGTGGCTCCGAGATGGATGCGTCGTCCTCGGCGAGCAGTACACGGGTCATGGACTGATGGTAGTCCGGCCGGGACGTCGGGAGTGAGGCCCTCGCCCACGCCTGCGGGTCAGCGACGTGATCAGGACACAGACCTTTGAATATGGGAGCCTGGTTCCACGGTTACCTGTGATCCATGTCTCAAGTCCTTCCATATCCCGCTGTGTCGTGTCGTATGGTGTCCCGACGCCTGTTGCACTACTGAAGGACCTTTGGGCCGCCATGAGCGCCAAGGGTCTCTTCTGTGTGTTGGGCCGGTTCGCGCCGGCCCGTCTTGAGTGAATGACCTGTGAGCCGGGCCCGGAGCGTGCGAACGCGCACCGGGTGTGGATCCCGACGCGGTACTTCCCCGCCCCGCCGCCGAACGCTCCGCCCCCGGAGCCCGGCCCCGGGGCGAGTCCCCCTCAGGCGTTGGGGATGGGGTGCGGCCGCGCCGGTGCCGGCTACCCCCCACCGGGCGCGCACCGCTCACGAGGCGAGCGCGTCCCGACCAGCAAGGATCGACCATGGCGTCCAGCCTGACGAAGGACTCGCCGAATTCCGGCGAGAAGACCTTCTTCGGCCACCCCCGCGGTATGGCCACCCTCTTCATGACGGAGATGTGGGAACGCTTCTCCTGGTACGGGATGCGGGCCATCCTCACCCTGTACCTCGTGGCCGCCGTACTCGACGGCCCCCTGGAGGGCAAGGAGGCGCTCGCCGCCTCCATCTACGGTGTGTACAACGCCGTCGTCTACATGGCCGCGATGCCCGGCGGCTGGGTCGCCGACCGTCTCTGGGGCGCCCGCAAGGCCGTTCTGGTCGGTGGCATCGTCATCGCGCTCGGCCACTTCACCCTTGCTCTCCCGAGTGACATCGCGTTCTTCTTCGGCCTCGCGCTGATCGCGGTCGGTACGGGTCTGCTGAAGCCGAACATCTCGGCGATGGTGGGCGAACTCTACGAGGGCCAGGCCAGCGCCCGCCGTGACGCCGGATTCACCCTCTTCTACATGGCGATCAACATCGGTGGCCTCGCGGCGCCGCTGATCGTCGGCTACCTCGGTGAGCACGTCAACTGGCACCTCGGCTTCGGTGTCGCCGGTGTCGGCATGAGCCTCGCGGTCGTCCAGTACGTCCTTGGCGCCAAGCACCTCGGTGACGTCGGCAAGCTGCCCGCGAAGCCGGCCTCTCCGGAGGAGCGGCGGCAGGTCCTGCGCAAGGTGGGCCTCTGGTCCGGCCTCGCGGTCGCCGCGCTGGTCATCGACCTCGCGCTGGGTACGTACAGCATCGAGCACATCGTCAACGTCCTGGCGGTGCTGGGCGTCGTCGTGCCGATCATCTACTTCATCACGATCTTCCGCGACCCGGCGCTGACCGCCGAGGACCGGCCGAAGATCAAGGCGTACGTGTGGTTCTTCATCACGGCCGTCCTCTTCTGGATGATCTACGACCAGTCCGGCTCGCTGCTGACGATCTTCGCCGACAACAAGACGGACCGCTTCGTCGGCGGCTGGGAGTTCCCGGCCTCCTGGCTTCAGTCGGTCAACCCCGCGATGGTCATCATCCTGGCCCCGATCTTCGCCGCGCTCTGGGTCAAGCTGGCCAAGCGCAACCGTGAGCCCAGCACCCCGATGAAGTTCGCCCTGGCGATGCTCCTCATCGGCGGCTCCTTCGGCATCATGGGTCTGGCGGGCGCCGCCGCGGCCAACAGCGAGACCGGCAAGGTCACCGTCTTCTGGCTGCTCGCCGTCTACCTGGCGCAGACCATGGGTGAGATGTGCCTCTCCCCGGTCGGCCTGTCGCTGTCCACGAAGCTGGCTCCGAAGATGTTCGTGGGCCAGATCATGGGTCTGTGGTTCCTGGCCACGTCGACGGGCAACGCCCTGAACGGCTGGACCACGAAGCTCAACGCGCCGCTGGGCGACGCCGCGTACTACACGTTGCAGGCCGCCGTGGCGGTCGCCGCGGGCCTCGCGTTCATGGTGGCGGGCCGGAAGATCCGCGCACTCATGGGCGGCGTCAGGTAACCGCACGGCGGTTGGTCACCCAGCCGCGCAGAACGGGTCCGCACGAGAGGTTCGTGCGGACCCGTTCCGTATGCGTGGATGGCGGGCCGCCCGACGGGCGGCCCGCACCGCTACTTGGTCTCGACCTTGACGCTGCGCAGGAAGCTGCTGAACCCGCACTTCACCGAGGACTTCTCGGTGGGCTTCTTCCAGTCGCCCTTCACCGTCCACGGAATGGTGTGCTCGGAACCGCGCCCGCGCACGACGTCGCAGACGAGAACGGCGCGGTGCTGCTTGACGGTCTTCCCCTTGGACGACTTCGTGCAGGCGGACGTCGACACCGGGCGCCCCAGCGAAAGGCTGGGCGTTGCCTTGCAGGTGTACTTCGCCGCGGCCGCCTGAGCCGGTGCCGCGGTGGCCAGCGCCAGTCCGGACGTCATCAGCAGGCCCGCGAGCGCACCCGTCGCAGCCTTCTTCCCCCAGGTCATCTTCATGCTGTTCCTTTTCCCAACGCGCGCGGCACGAACAGGTGGTCAAGCCCGCCGGAGAACGCCGCACTCGGATCATTCCCTTCGCTCCTGCGAAGAGACACCCGAGAAACCTAGCCTTGCCGATCTTGTACAGGCAAGGCGGGGCAGGTGAATTGAGCAAGCTCAGAGCCTGCGGGGGCGTCGCCGGAAGGGCCCCTCCTTTTCCGGCGACGCCCCCGCTCGCGGTCCCGGCTCAGCGCGGGGAGCGCAGCCTGCGCCACGGGGTGAACGTGAAGACCGCGCCGCCCAGCAGGATCGCCGTGCCCGCGACCAGGCCGAGCGCGCGCAGGGCGCCGTCGTCCTCGGCTCCGGTGGCCGCCAGGCCGCCGCCCGAGTCCGTACCGCCGCCGGACGCCGCCGATCCGCCCGAGCCCGCCGTGGAGCCGCCGGAGCCCGTGCCTCCGGACGCGCCGCCCGGCTGGGCGGAGGTGTCCAGCTCCAGGGAGACCGCGACATCGGCGGGTGGGGTGCAGGTCGTCGTCGTACCGGCGGCCATCACCGTCAGGACGCCCGGGCTGAGCGTGGACTTCCCGCTCGCGCCGGGCTTGTACGTGCCGGTGAGGTCCGGGATCTCGATCGGGGCGCCGGTCTTGATGACCTCCTTGTTGAGCGGTCCCTCGACCGTGACCGTGCCCTTGTCGGCCCCGCCGAGCTTGACCTCCATGGACGGCTTGACCTGTTCGGCCGGGATGTCGATCGGGCTGTCCATCACGGACTTGCTGAACTTCACCGTGAGGTCGTAGGCGCCGCCGTTCTTCCTGGCGCTGATCCGGACCGGGGAGGTGGCGTTCTTGTCGCCGATGGGGGTCTTGCAGGCGTAGGCGACGGAGACTTCCTTGCCGGGGAAGTCGGTGTCGCCGCCGGTGCCGCCGGTGCTGCTGCCGCCTGAGTCGCTTCCGCCGGTGGTGCCGCCTGCTGTGGTGCCTGCTGTGTCACCGCCGCCGGTTGTGGTGCCGCCGGTGTCACCGCCTCCGGATGTGGTGCCGCCGTCGGTGGTGCCGCCCGAGTCGGTGCCTCCGGTGGTCGTGGTGCCGCCCGTCGTCGTACCGCCGGAGTCCGTACCGCCGGAGTCCGTGCCTCCGGATGTGGTGCCGCCGCTGGTGGAGCCCGCTTCCGTCACCTTGATCGTGGCGCCCGGCCGCACCGTCTCCTTCGGGGCGCACTTGGTGTCCGTGGAGATCGGCTTGGAGACGTTGATGGTGTACGCCCCCGGGGTCAGCGTGATCTCCCCGGCCGCCTCCAGCTTCAGCTTGGCCGTCATGTCCGGCAGCGGCATGGGGCTGTTCTTGGGGATGGGCGGGTTCTGCCGGGGGCCCTCCAGCTTCAGCTCGCCGCTCGCCGCCCCGCCCAGCGTGACCGTGCCGGTCGGCTTCACCGTGTCCTTGCCCAGGTCCAGCACGTCCGGGTTCCTGGACGCGGCCTCGACCGTCTTCCAGACGACCTCGATCTCGTCGCCGACCTTCGCCTCGGCCGGAGCGCTCAGCTCCACCTTCGTGGTGCCCTGGACCGGCGGCAGTCCCGAAATGGGCGGCGGAACGCACTCCGTCGCGTAACTGACCTCGGCGGCCTGCGCCGGGCTCGCGGCCAGCACGAGGCCCGCGCCGCCGAGCATCAGCGCGAGACCGGCCGCGCTCATCCTCCGTTGCGTGTCCACACGTGTCCCTTCGTCGTGGGTGGGGGTCGGTTCTCCGGCGGTGCGGAACGCCGGTTCTCTGACGGTGCGGAGTCCTGGGTGAACCACGGCAGCGCGGCCGTATCGGTGCTCGCGGGCCGGGTGCGGCGGGCGTGGCGGGCCACCGTGCCGGCGGGGCGGGGGCGGACCTTGTCCACGACGGCCATGCCGATACGGAAGACGGCGGCCGGGACGACCAGGCAGAGCAGCACCCAGAAGAGCGTGACGCCCCACGGGCGGCCCACCCCCCACGGCTGTTCGGCCAGCACCTTCGTCCCGTACCGAAGGGAGACCTGGTAGTCGCCGTGCGCGCCGGCGGAGAGTTCGACCGGCAGCTTGATCCGCGCCTTGCCCCCGGGGGCGACCGTGCCGCGCCACTGGCGTTCCTCCCACTGCGGGGCGAAGACGCCGTGCGCCGTGCCGATCTCGAAGACCGGGTCCTCCACGGGCGCGGCCCCCAGGTTGCCGACGGTGAAGACCAACTGCCGTGCGGGCGGGGCCCCGAACCAGGTGAGCAGCGAACTCTCGCCCTCGAGCCGGGTGGTGGCCAGCACCGCGAGCCTCCCCTCGTCGGCCGGGGGCGGCAGCGGGGCGGTGGGGTGACCCGCCACCGTGAACACCGCGTCGAACAGGGCCTGTTCACCGGTCACCGTGGCGACGTGCACCACGCAGGGGCAGGGCTCGGGCGGTTCGGCCACCGGCAGCTTCTTGCTGAAGGCGCCCTTCTTGTCGGTGGTGACGGCCCGGCCGTCTGCGTTGGCACAGGAGTTGGTGCCGCCGACCACACCCCGCTCCGGGGTGGACCGGCCGCAGATCAGCAGCATCAGCAGCGCCTCGGAGCGCCAGCCGCCGCCCTTGACGGTGATCTCACCGCCCTTGCCCGCCTCCTTCTTGGAGAGGGTGACGGAGGGACCGTCGCTTTCGGCCGCCCGCGCCGTCGGGGCGGTGGCCGGTGCGGTCAGGAGCAGGAGAACGGAGAGGAGGAGCAGGAGAGTTGCGGGTACGCGGCTGCCGGCTCCGCTTCCGGGGTGCTGCGTCACGATTCCGCTCCCGCCTTCGCCAAGGGGCTGGATTCCTGGGCCGGTTGCGCGCCTTGCGGCCCGGTGGCCGTGGTGCCGTCCTGCCCGGTGGCCGTGGTGGCGGCCGCATCTGCGTCCGGGCCGGTCGTCGTCACCCCGTGTCCGGCTCGCCGCCGCCGGTACGTGCCGGTGCCGAGCAACGCCAGTACGCCGAGCAGCAGGAGCCCGCCTCCGACGGCCGGACCCACCGGGACGTACGCCGCCGAGGCCGCCGCCTCGTCCCGCGCCCCGCCCTCCGCGGCGGCCCGCAGCCGTACGGTGACGGAGTCCAACGCCGGTGCGTCGGGCCAGGGTTCGGTCAGCTCCACCCGGCGGCCGGGGGCCAGCTCCAGGTCCAGCGGCCGGGCCGGGCGGTCCAGCAGCGTGCCGAACACCCCGTCCGCGCGCACGGCCAGCCGCGGCCGCAGCGGCGCGTTGCCCCGGTTGACCAGGGCGTACCGGATGGTCCGGCCCGACACCTCGACGTCCTCCACGGTGAGCGCCGCCAGGGTGGGGCCGCCGACCCGCACCCGTACCGGTACGCGCTTCTCCTCGCCCCCGCCGACGGCCACGATCTCCCCCGCGAGGTCACCCGGCGCCGCGTCCCCCGGCACGGAGAGCGCGAACGGCACGTCGGCGCGGGTCCTGGCCGGCACGGTGACGGTCTCCGCCGCGAACCGCAGCCCCGCCCCGGCCGGGCCGTCACCCCGCAGCCGTACGGTCAGCGGGGTGCGGGCGGGGTTGGTCACCGAGAGCCGGTCCTGGAGCACCGTCGCGGGGGTGGCCTCCCCGTAGACGTACGGCCTGGCCTCCCGCCCACCGCTCCCGCCGCCCGCGGGCCGGACCGTCCAGCCCGCCGACGCCCCGGGGCCGTCGTCGGCCGCCGCCTCAGGGGCGACGAGCAGCACCAGCAGCAGGGCGGCGAGCAGGCGTACGTACAGGGTCGACGGCACACGTCCGTACGGGATCGATGCCGCGCGCTCGTACGGGGTCGACGGCGGGCGTCCGTATGGGGTCGATGCCGAGCGTCCGTACCGGATCGACGGCGAGCGTTCGTACGGGGTCGACGGCTCCATGGGCGGCTCCCTCACGCTGACGGTTCCGGCGTTCAGCCTGTGGGGCGCTGTCCTCGCCGGGTCAGCCAGAGCACTCCGGCCGCCCCGGTCAGCAGCACGGTCCCGCCGAGGGTGCCGAGCGCGGCCGCCGAGTCGAGGGGGCCGGTCTTCGGCAGCTCACCGCCGCCCGAGGCGCTGCCTCCGGTGGAGCCGCCGCCCGTCGAACCGCCCGTGGAGCCTCCGGACCCCCCGGACCCCCCATTGCCTGCGGTGCCTTCGACGTCGAGTTCCAGGGAGGGGCCGGGGCTGTTCTTCGGCGTACAGGTCGTGGTCGTACCGAGCGCCTTGATGGTGAGCACCCCGGCGGTGAAGGTGACCTTGCCGCTCTTCTTCGGGGTGTACGTCCCCGACAAGTCACTGATCTTGATAGGAGTGTTGGCCGGAATCGCCTCGGCGTTCGCCGGGCCCGAGACCTGGACCTTCCCCGTCTCCGCACCGCCCACCTCGATCACGGCGCTCGGGTTCATGGCTCCCTTGCCCAGCTCCACCGGGCTGGAGGAGACGCCCTTCTGGAAGGACATGGTGAGCTTGTGGCCGTTGCCGCTCCTGACGCTCTTGATATCGATGGGCGA is a genomic window of Streptomyces sp. SID8374 containing:
- a CDS encoding response regulator transcription factor; protein product: MTRVLLAEDDASISEPLARALRREGYEVEVRQDGPTALDAGLQGGIDLVVLDLGLPGMDGLEVARRLRADGHAVPILVLTARADEVDTVVGLDAGADDYVTKPFRLAELLARVRALLRRGASEPVAQPATHGVRIDVESHRAWMGEEELQLTAKEFDLLRVLVRDAGRVVTRDQLMREVWDTTWWSSTKTLDMHISWLRKKLGDDAANPRYIATVRGVGFRFEKS
- a CDS encoding peptide MFS transporter, whose amino-acid sequence is MASSLTKDSPNSGEKTFFGHPRGMATLFMTEMWERFSWYGMRAILTLYLVAAVLDGPLEGKEALAASIYGVYNAVVYMAAMPGGWVADRLWGARKAVLVGGIVIALGHFTLALPSDIAFFFGLALIAVGTGLLKPNISAMVGELYEGQASARRDAGFTLFYMAINIGGLAAPLIVGYLGEHVNWHLGFGVAGVGMSLAVVQYVLGAKHLGDVGKLPAKPASPEERRQVLRKVGLWSGLAVAALVIDLALGTYSIEHIVNVLAVLGVVVPIIYFITIFRDPALTAEDRPKIKAYVWFFITAVLFWMIYDQSGSLLTIFADNKTDRFVGGWEFPASWLQSVNPAMVIILAPIFAALWVKLAKRNREPSTPMKFALAMLLIGGSFGIMGLAGAAAANSETGKVTVFWLLAVYLAQTMGEMCLSPVGLSLSTKLAPKMFVGQIMGLWFLATSTGNALNGWTTKLNAPLGDAAYYTLQAAVAVAAGLAFMVAGRKIRALMGGVR
- a CDS encoding LEA type 2 family protein, translating into MEPSTPYERSPSIRYGRSASTPYGRPPSTPYERAASIPYGRVPSTLYVRLLAALLLVLLVAPEAAADDGPGASAGWTVRPAGGGSGGREARPYVYGEATPATVLQDRLSVTNPARTPLTVRLRGDGPAGAGLRFAAETVTVPARTRADVPFALSVPGDAAPGDLAGEIVAVGGGEEKRVPVRVRVGGPTLAALTVEDVEVSGRTIRYALVNRGNAPLRPRLAVRADGVFGTLLDRPARPLDLELAPGRRVELTEPWPDAPALDSVTVRLRAAAEGGARDEAAASAAYVPVGPAVGGGLLLLGVLALLGTGTYRRRRAGHGVTTTGPDADAAATTATGQDGTTATGPQGAQPAQESSPLAKAGAES
- a CDS encoding peptidase, whose translation is MSNQKRTALALTAALTTGLAGSVVLMAAPAAHAEVVDVNYQCETPIGPKAAVSPIDIKSVRSGNGHKLTMSFQKGVSSSPVELGKGAMNPSAVIEVGGAETGKVQVSGPANAEAIPANTPIKISDLSGTYTPKKSGKVTFTAGVLTIKALGTTTTCTPKNSPGPSLELDVEGTAGNGGSGGSGGSTGGSTGGGSTGGSASGGGELPKTGPLDSAAALGTLGGTVLLTGAAGVLWLTRRGQRPTG